CCAGGTCGTAGGGCACCAGCACGGACTTGGCCCGGCTGGCCAGCAGGTCGCCGTCGAACAGCTCGTAGGCGACGGTGAACCGGGACGGCCGCAGGTCCTCGACCCACAGCTCGATGCGCACCGGGTCGCCGTAGTCCACCGGCCGCAGGTAGTCCACCTCGTGCCGGGACACCACGATGCCCTCCTCGAAGGAGGTCACCCCGGCCTCGCGCGCCCCGACGAACATCATCGCCACCCGCGCCTCCTCGTACAGCGTGAGGAACCGCGCGTTGTTCACGTGCCCGTACGCGTCAAGATCAGACCACCGCAACGCGCAGTGGTAGGTGAATCTCATCATTCTCCGCTCCGCTGGAGATCATCGAACTTGCCAGGCACCCGGGCGCATCTTGGTCGCCCATACGCCCAGGTGCCTGGCAAGTCGGTCGATCTTGGGTCAGTCGCGGGTCAGCTTGCGGTGGGTGACGCGGTGGGGGCGGGCGGCTTCGACGCCGAGGCGCTCGATCTTGTTCTTCTCGTACGCCTCGAAGTTGCCCTCGAACCAGAACCACTTCGACTCGTCCTCGTCGGTGCCCTCCCACGCCAGGATGTGGGTGGCCACGCGGTCGAGGAACATCCGGTCGTGGGAGATGACCACGGCGCAGCCGGGGAACTCCAGCAGCGCGTTCTCCAGGCTGGAGAGCGTCTCGACGTCCAGGTCGTTGGTGGGCTCGTCGAGCAGCAGCACGTTGCCGCCGATCTTGAGGGTGAGCGCCAGGTTGAGGCGGTTGCGCTCGCCGCCGGACAGCACGTTGACCGGCTTCTGCTGGTCCGGGCCCTTGAAGCCGAACGCGGCGACGTACGCCCGCGACGGCATCTCGACCTTGCCGACCATCAGGTAGTCCAGGCCGTCGGAGACGACCTCCCACACGGTCTTGCCGCTGTCCAGGCCGGCCCGGTTCTGGTCCACGTAGGACAGCGACACGGTCTCGCCGATCTTGACGTTGCCCTCGTTCGGGTCCTCGATGCCGACGATGGTCTTGAACAGGGTGGTCTTGCCCACACCGTTCGGGCCGATGATGCCCACGATGCCGTTGCGCGGCAGCGAGAACGACAGGTCGTCGATGAGGACCCGGTCGCCGAAGCCCTTCTTGAGGTCCTTGACCTCGATCACCGTGTTGCCCAGGCGCGGGCCCGGCGGGATCTGGATCTCCTCGAAGTCGAGCTTGCGGGTCTTCTCGGCCTCGGCCGCCATCTCCTCGTAGCGGTCCAGGCGGGCGCGGGACTTGGTCTGGCGCGCCTTGGCGTTCGACCGGACCCACTCCAGCTCCTCGGAGAGGCGCTTCTTCATCTTGGCGTCCTTGCGGCCCTCGACCGCCAGGCGCGCCGCCTTCTTCTCCAGGTAGGTGGAGTAGTTGCCCTCGTACGGGTGGGTGCGGCCGCGGTCGAGCTCGAGGATCCACTGCGCCACGTTGTCGAGGAAGTACCGGTCGTGGGTGATCGCGATCACGGTGCCCGGGTACTTCGCCAGGTGCTGCTCCAGCCAGAGCACGCTCTCGGCGTCCAGGTGGTTGGTGGGCTCGTCGAGCAGGAGCAGGTCGGGCTGCTCCAGCAGCACCTTGCAGAGCGCCACGCGGCGCTTCTCGCCACCGGACAGCGGGCCGACCGGCAGGTCGGGCTCCGGGCAGCGCAGCGCGTCCATGGCCTGCTCGAGCTTCGAGTCGAGGTCCCATGCGTCGCTGTGGTCGAGCTGCTCCTGCAGCTTGCCCATCTCGTCCATGAGCTCGTCGGAGTAGTCGGTCGCCATCAGCTCGGCGATCTCGTTGAACCGGGCGAGCTTGCGCTTGGTGTCGGCGACGGCGAGCTCGATGTTCTCCAGCACCGTCAGCGACTCGTCCAGGCGCGGCTCCTGGGCCACCATGCCCACGGTGTAGCCGGGCATGAGCCGGGCCTCGCCGTTGCTGGGGATGTCCTGACCGGCCATGATCCGCAGAAGGCTGGACTTACCCGCGCCGTTCGGGCCGACCACGCCGATCTTGGCACCCGGCAGGAAGCTGAGCGTGACGTTGTCGAGCACAACCTTGTCGCCGTGCGCCTTGCGTGCCTTTTCGAGCGTGTAGATGTACTGGGCCACGGTCGGGCCAACCCCCTTCAGACGTCTTCGCCATCAATACTCCCAGGTCGCCCCCGAAGCTGCTCTTCGGGGTTTGGGCGGTTACGCTCCGGGCATCACGCAGCGGGTTGTGATCAATGCACAGCGCTGGGATGATCTACACGTATCACCATCGCCCGCCGCGCCGATGATCCACCATTCAGAGGACTTCAGTAGTCTCAGAGGATGGCCCACGATCCACCGATCGGAGGAGAGGCAGCGATGGTCGATCGCAGCCCGTTCGTCGTCGTCGCCAACCGGCTGCCCGTGGACGAGGTGACCACGGACACGCCCGGGGGGCGCGACACCGGTTCCGGGCGCCGCTGGCGGCGCAGTCCCGGCGGACTGGTCACCGCACTGCACCCGGTGCTCGTCGAGCGCCACGGCACCTGGATCGGCTGGGCAGGGTCGCCCGGTCCGGCCCCGGAGCCGTTCGAGCTGGACGGGATCAACCTGCGGCCGGTGCCGCTCTCCGAGGAGGATCTCGAGCGCTACTACGAGGGCCAGTCGAACGCCACGATCTGGCCGCTCTACCACGACAACGTCGAGCCGCCGGTGTTCCGGCGGCGCTGGCGCGAGGCGTACCGCGTGGTCAACCGGCGCTACGCCGAGGCCGCGGCGGAGGTGGCCGCCCAGGGCGCCACGGTCTGGGTGCAGGACTACCAGCTCCAGCTGGTCCCCTCGATGCTGCGGGAGCTGCGGCCCGACCTCAAGATCGGCTTCTTCCTGCACATCCCGTTCCCGCCCATCGAGCTGTTCATGCAGCTGCCGCAGCGCGCCGAGGTGCTGCGCGGGCTGCTCGGCGCCGACCTGGTCGGCTTCCAGCAGCGGCTGGCCGCGCAGAACTTCATCCGGCTGGCCCGCCACCTGCTCGGCACGCCGTACCACGGCAACGTGATCGAATACGAGGGTCGCCAGGTCAAGGCGGACGCGTTCCCGATCTCCATCGATGTGGGCGAGATGCAGCGTCTCGCGGACAATCCACTTGTCCGGGAACGTGCGATCCAGATCCGGGCCGAGCTGGGAGACCCCAAAACGGTTATTCTGGGCGTCGACCGCCTGGACTACACCAAGGGCATCGAGCACCGCCTGAAGGCGTTTCGCGAGCTCCTGGGCGCGGGCCGGCTCTCCGTGCCGGAAGCGGTGATGGTGCAGGTCGCGACGCCCTCCCGGGAACGGGTGGAGCACTACCAGGCACTTCGCATCAAGGTCGAGCGCGAGGTCGGCCGGATCAACGGCGATTTCGGTCGCGTCGGCGTGCCTGCCGTGCATTACCTGCACCAGTCGTACAGTCGCAGTGAGTTGGCCGCGCTCTACTGCGCGGCCGATGTGATGATGGTGACCCCGTTGCGGGACGGTATGAACCTGGTGGCCAAGGAGTACGTGGCGGCGCGCCTCGAGCATGGGGGCGCGCTTGTGCTCAGCGAGTTCGCGGGCGCGGCCGGAGAGCTGCGCCAGGCGTTCCTGTGCAATCCACATGATCTGGACGCGGTCAAGGACGCACTCATGCGCGCGGTCACCGTCGACGAGCACGAGGCCCGGCGCCGGATGAGCGTGATGCAGCGGCACCTGCGCCGCCACGACGTGGCGCGCTGGGCGTCAGACTTCCTGACCGAACTGGGAGCCATACCATGACCCTGGGCATGACCGTCGATCTGGATCGCGACGGCTTCGACCCCGCCCTGCGCTCCGCGCTGACGCAGCTGGCCCGCGTGCCCCACCTGCTGGTGGCGTGCGACTACGACGGCACGCTGGCGCCGATCGTGGAGGACCCGTCGGCAGCGGCGCCGCTGCCGGAGGCGGTCGCCGCGCTGCGCTCGCTGGCGACCCTGCCGCAGACCACCGTCGCGGTGGTCTCCGGCCGGGCCCTGCGCGACCTGGCGGCGCTGTCCCGCCTGCCCAGCGAGGTCCACCTCATCGGCAGTCACGGCTCCGAGTTCGACATCGGCTTCGTGCAGCGGCTCGCCGCCGACCAGGTCGACCTGCGCAGCCGGCTGCAGGCCGAGCTGGAGCGCATCGCCGCCGCCCACCCGGGCGTACGCCTGGAGAACAAGCCCGCCAGCGTCGCCGTGCACCTGCGCACCGCCTCCCGGGCCGTGGCCACCGCGGTGACCGACGCCATCCGGTGCGGCCCGGCCGCCTGGCCCAACGTGCACACCACCGAGGGCAAGGAGGTCGTCGAGCTGTCGGTGCTCGCCTCGAACAAGGGCACCGCCATCGACGAGCTGCGCCGCCAGGTCTCCGCCGGCGCCGTGCTGTTCATGGGCGACGACGTCACCGACGAGAACGCCTTCCGCACGCTGTCCGGCAAGGACGTCGGCGTCAAGGTGGGCACCGGGGAGACCGCCGCCGGGCACCGGGTCGGCGACCCGCTGCAGGCCGTACGCATCCTGGCGCTGCTGCTGGAGACCCGGCGGCACTGGCTGTTCGGCGAGCGGGCGGTGCCGATCGAGCGCCACTCGATGCTGGCCGACGGCCGCACCGTCGCGCTGATCAGCCCCGACGCGCGGGTCAGCTGGCTGTGCCACCCGCGGCCCGACTCCGCGGCGATCTTCGCCGACCTGCTCGGCGGCGCGCCGGCGGGTCACTTCACCGTCGCGCCGCAGCGCGGCGGGCACCCGCTGGGCCAGCGCTACCGCCCCGGCACGATGACGGTCGAGACCCGCTGGTCCGGGCTCACGGTCACGGACTGGCTGGAGGGCGACAGCCTGATGCGCCGCCTCACCGGCAACACGGTGGTGCGCGTCGAGTACGCCCCCCGCCCGGAGTTCGGCCAGGTGCCGGTGCAGCTGCAGCCGCTCACCGACGGGCTGCTCGTGCTCGGCACCAGCGAGCACCTGTGCCTCTACTCCCCCGGCGTGGAGTGGGACGTGGTCGACGACGGCGGGCACGACACCGCCCGCGCCGTGATCGACCTGTCCCGGATGAACGGCGAGGCGCTGCTGGAGATGCGCATGCGCAGCCACAACCTGACGGCGCACCCGCTGACCACCGGCGAGCGGCTGGAGAAGTCCGAGTCGTCGTGGCGGGAGTGGGCCAACTCGCTGGAGCTGCCGTCGGCCGAGAAGGAGGTCGTGCTGCGCAGCGCGCTCACCCTGCGCGGCCTGTGCCACTTCGAGGGCGGCGGCGTGATCGCGGCGGCCACCACCTCGCTGCCGGAGACGCTGGGCGGCATCCGCAACTGGGACTACCGGTTCTGCTGGCTGCGCGACGGCGCGATGACGGTGAAGGCCCTGGTCGAGCTGGGTTCGCTGACCGAGGCCGAGGCGTTCCTGCGCTGGGTCGACGGCGTCGTCGACCGCACCGGCGGGCACCCGGAGCGGCTGCACCCGCTCTACACCGTCGACGGCTACGAGCTCGGCCCCGAGGCCGTGATCGAGAGCCTGCCCGGCTACGCCGGCTCCCGCCCCGTCCGCGTCGGCAACGCCGCCAACAAGCAGCTCCAGCTGGACGTGTTCGGTCCGGTCGCGGACGTGCTGATGGCGGTCGCGGACAAGCGCGGCAAGATCCGGCACGAGGAGTGGCGGGTCATGGAGGCCATGGTGCAGGCCGTCAGCCAGCGCTGGCACGAGCCCGACCACGGCATCTGGGAGGCCCGCCTGCCTCCGCGCCACCACGTGTACTCCAAGGTCATGTCCTGGATGACGGTGGACCGCGCGATCCAGGTGTTGGAGCGGCACACCAACGAGGAGCGGCCGGAGTGGCTGGAGCTGCGTGACCGGATCGCCGACAACGTGCTGCACCAGGGCTGGCACGAGGGCACCAAGGCGTACACGGTGGCGTACGGCTTCCCGGAGATGGACGCGTCGAGCCTGTGGATCGGCCTGTCCGGCCTGCTCGCCGACGACGACCCGCGCTTCCTGGACACGGTGCTCGCGGTCGAGGCCGAGCTGCGCTCCGGTCCGGTGGTCTACCGGTACAAGTGGGACGACGGCATGCCCGGCAAGGAGGGCGGCTTCCACATCTGCACCGCCTGGCTGATCGAGGCCTACCTGCGCACCGGCCGCCGCGCCGACGCCCAGGAGCTCTTCGACCAGATGCTGGCCACGGCGGGCCCGACCGGCCTGCTGCCCGAGCAGTACGACCCCGACCTGGAGCGGGGCCTGGGCAACCACCCGCAGGCCTACAGCCACCTCGGCCTGATCAGGTGCGCCCAGCTCCTCTCCGCCTGAGCTAAAGGAAGGGCACCTTCTTAACGCTATGCGTAGAAGAAGGTGCCCTTCTTACCACTCACGTCGGCGGGGCTGAGCGATCCGGGGCGATGATCGGCAGTTCGTGTCAGAAAGTGCAGCTCAGCGCAAGGTTCTGACACGAAACAGCGATCTTGCCCACCGCCGGCGAGACTCAGAGCCGCGGCAGCACGTCCACCACGGACCCGATCACCACGATGGCCGGCGGGTCGAAGGACTTCGCCATGGCGGGCAGCTCGGCGAGGGTGCCGTGGACGGAGCGCTGCTGGGAGGTGGTGCCCTCCTGGATGATCGCGGCGGGGGTCGCGCCGTCGCGGCCGTGGGCCAGCAGCGCCGCCGTGATCGCGGGCAGGTTCTTCAACCCCATCAGGATGACCAGCGTGCCCCGCATCCGGGCCAGCGCCGCCCAGTCCACCAGCGAGTCCGGGTGCTCGGGCCCGATGTGCCCGCTGAGCACGGTGAACTCGTGCGCGACCCGGCGGTGGGTGACCGGCACCCCGGCCGCCGCGGGCACCGAGATGGCGCTCGTCACGCCCGGCACCACGGTGACCGGC
The Catellatospora sp. IY07-71 DNA segment above includes these coding regions:
- a CDS encoding thioesterase family protein; the protein is MRFTYHCALRWSDLDAYGHVNNARFLTLYEEARVAMMFVGAREAGVTSFEEGIVVSRHEVDYLRPVDYGDPVRIELWVEDLRPSRFTVAYELFDGDLLASRAKSVLVPYDLVRQRPRRLSESEQSFLKPWLSN
- the ettA gene encoding energy-dependent translational throttle protein EttA — its product is MAQYIYTLEKARKAHGDKVVLDNVTLSFLPGAKIGVVGPNGAGKSSLLRIMAGQDIPSNGEARLMPGYTVGMVAQEPRLDESLTVLENIELAVADTKRKLARFNEIAELMATDYSDELMDEMGKLQEQLDHSDAWDLDSKLEQAMDALRCPEPDLPVGPLSGGEKRRVALCKVLLEQPDLLLLDEPTNHLDAESVLWLEQHLAKYPGTVIAITHDRYFLDNVAQWILELDRGRTHPYEGNYSTYLEKKAARLAVEGRKDAKMKKRLSEELEWVRSNAKARQTKSRARLDRYEEMAAEAEKTRKLDFEEIQIPPGPRLGNTVIEVKDLKKGFGDRVLIDDLSFSLPRNGIVGIIGPNGVGKTTLFKTIVGIEDPNEGNVKIGETVSLSYVDQNRAGLDSGKTVWEVVSDGLDYLMVGKVEMPSRAYVAAFGFKGPDQQKPVNVLSGGERNRLNLALTLKIGGNVLLLDEPTNDLDVETLSSLENALLEFPGCAVVISHDRMFLDRVATHILAWEGTDEDESKWFWFEGNFEAYEKNKIERLGVEAARPHRVTHRKLTRD
- a CDS encoding trehalose-6-phosphate synthase, which produces MVDRSPFVVVANRLPVDEVTTDTPGGRDTGSGRRWRRSPGGLVTALHPVLVERHGTWIGWAGSPGPAPEPFELDGINLRPVPLSEEDLERYYEGQSNATIWPLYHDNVEPPVFRRRWREAYRVVNRRYAEAAAEVAAQGATVWVQDYQLQLVPSMLRELRPDLKIGFFLHIPFPPIELFMQLPQRAEVLRGLLGADLVGFQQRLAAQNFIRLARHLLGTPYHGNVIEYEGRQVKADAFPISIDVGEMQRLADNPLVRERAIQIRAELGDPKTVILGVDRLDYTKGIEHRLKAFRELLGAGRLSVPEAVMVQVATPSRERVEHYQALRIKVEREVGRINGDFGRVGVPAVHYLHQSYSRSELAALYCAADVMMVTPLRDGMNLVAKEYVAARLEHGGALVLSEFAGAAGELRQAFLCNPHDLDAVKDALMRAVTVDEHEARRRMSVMQRHLRRHDVARWASDFLTELGAIP
- the otsB gene encoding trehalose-phosphatase — encoded protein: MTVDLDRDGFDPALRSALTQLARVPHLLVACDYDGTLAPIVEDPSAAAPLPEAVAALRSLATLPQTTVAVVSGRALRDLAALSRLPSEVHLIGSHGSEFDIGFVQRLAADQVDLRSRLQAELERIAAAHPGVRLENKPASVAVHLRTASRAVATAVTDAIRCGPAAWPNVHTTEGKEVVELSVLASNKGTAIDELRRQVSAGAVLFMGDDVTDENAFRTLSGKDVGVKVGTGETAAGHRVGDPLQAVRILALLLETRRHWLFGERAVPIERHSMLADGRTVALISPDARVSWLCHPRPDSAAIFADLLGGAPAGHFTVAPQRGGHPLGQRYRPGTMTVETRWSGLTVTDWLEGDSLMRRLTGNTVVRVEYAPRPEFGQVPVQLQPLTDGLLVLGTSEHLCLYSPGVEWDVVDDGGHDTARAVIDLSRMNGEALLEMRMRSHNLTAHPLTTGERLEKSESSWREWANSLELPSAEKEVVLRSALTLRGLCHFEGGGVIAAATTSLPETLGGIRNWDYRFCWLRDGAMTVKALVELGSLTEAEAFLRWVDGVVDRTGGHPERLHPLYTVDGYELGPEAVIESLPGYAGSRPVRVGNAANKQLQLDVFGPVADVLMAVADKRGKIRHEEWRVMEAMVQAVSQRWHEPDHGIWEARLPPRHHVYSKVMSWMTVDRAIQVLERHTNEERPEWLELRDRIADNVLHQGWHEGTKAYTVAYGFPEMDASSLWIGLSGLLADDDPRFLDTVLAVEAELRSGPVVYRYKWDDGMPGKEGGFHICTAWLIEAYLRTGRRADAQELFDQMLATAGPTGLLPEQYDPDLERGLGNHPQAYSHLGLIRCAQLLSA